The following are encoded in a window of Chitinophaga sp. H8 genomic DNA:
- a CDS encoding Fic family protein, which translates to MATPRERLVESLKFLKELQDNGVVGIHTDEIPNRKYREILLKNGFIREVTKGWYIPTDPAEKAGETTSWYSSYWEFVAKFLNYKFGEEWCLSPDQSLLIHAGNSAVPQQLMLRSPQGNNNPTPLPHNTSLFNLKANVPPADQTIIANGIRMYNLPAALVYSSPSIYTRNAIDARTALALIRDASEVLPILLENGHTTFAGRLAGAFRNINRDKIADQIVDTLKQADYDIREEDPFETKLTLSLSSRERSPYANRIRLMWEQMREIVIASFPKAPGLPDDPQAYLKDVDDIYVTDAYHSLSIERYRVTPELIERVSSGEWNSKENEEDRKQRDAMAARGYYQAFLQVKDTITAILKGANAGKQVDKDHSKWYRQLFDPSIAAGLLKAADLAGYRNHQVYIGNSKHVPLNVDAMRDAMPVLFELLEEETEPSVRAVLGHFIFVFIHPYMDGNGRIGRFMMNAMLASGGYPWTIIPVERRDEYMQALEQASVGQDITSFASFLGYLVNERLHGKIVAKLPDAK; encoded by the coding sequence ATGGCAACACCACGCGAACGGTTAGTAGAATCCCTGAAGTTTCTGAAAGAATTGCAGGATAATGGGGTTGTTGGTATTCATACCGATGAAATACCCAATCGGAAATACAGAGAGATACTACTTAAAAACGGCTTTATCAGGGAAGTTACTAAGGGATGGTATATACCTACTGACCCTGCGGAAAAAGCAGGAGAAACAACTTCCTGGTACAGCTCTTATTGGGAATTTGTTGCCAAATTCCTGAACTACAAATTTGGAGAAGAATGGTGCTTATCACCAGACCAATCCCTTCTTATCCATGCAGGAAACAGTGCCGTACCGCAACAGCTAATGTTACGGTCGCCACAGGGCAATAATAATCCTACACCCTTGCCGCATAATACTTCTTTGTTCAATTTAAAGGCAAATGTCCCGCCTGCGGATCAAACCATCATAGCAAATGGGATTAGAATGTATAATCTGCCGGCTGCATTGGTTTATAGCTCTCCAAGTATTTATACAAGAAATGCCATTGATGCCCGTACAGCCCTTGCATTGATAAGAGATGCTTCGGAAGTATTGCCTATTCTACTGGAGAATGGGCATACAACCTTTGCAGGTAGGTTAGCAGGTGCTTTCAGAAATATAAACAGAGACAAGATAGCTGATCAAATTGTTGACACCCTTAAACAAGCTGATTATGATATACGGGAAGAAGATCCTTTTGAAACCAAACTAACCCTTAGTCTGTCCTCCCGTGAACGTTCTCCCTACGCCAACCGTATCAGGCTCATGTGGGAGCAGATGCGTGAGATTGTTATTGCCAGCTTTCCAAAAGCACCCGGCTTACCGGATGATCCGCAAGCCTACTTAAAGGATGTTGACGACATTTACGTTACGGACGCATACCATTCGCTTTCAATCGAGCGGTATCGTGTAACCCCGGAACTGATCGAAAGAGTAAGCAGCGGCGAGTGGAACAGCAAGGAGAACGAAGAAGATCGGAAACAAAGGGATGCAATGGCAGCCAGAGGTTACTACCAAGCCTTCCTGCAGGTGAAGGACACCATCACAGCTATATTGAAAGGCGCAAATGCAGGAAAGCAGGTTGACAAGGATCATTCAAAATGGTACAGGCAACTGTTTGACCCAAGTATAGCCGCAGGACTTTTAAAAGCCGCAGACCTTGCAGGGTATCGAAACCACCAAGTGTACATTGGCAATTCCAAGCATGTTCCTTTGAATGTAGATGCAATGAGAGATGCTATGCCTGTACTTTTTGAGTTACTGGAGGAAGAAACGGAACCATCGGTGAGAGCAGTGTTAGGACACTTTATCTTCGTTTTTATCCATCCATATATGGACGGTAATGGACGGATCGGGCGTTTTATGATGAATGCTATGCTGGCTTCGGGAGGTTACCCGTGGACAATAATACCAGTTGAAAGAAGGGATGAATATATGCAGGCATTGGAGCAGGCAAGTGTAGGACAAGACATTACTTCGTTTGCTTCTTTTCTCGGTTATTTGGTCAACGAGCGGTTACATGGGAAGATTGTAGCAAAGTTGCCTGACGCTAAATAG
- a CDS encoding response regulator transcription factor yields MKAAILLVEDDEFFARVVKRHLERADHEVIHCLNGQEGWETYQDHTFDLCILDIVMPKMDGFQLTQKIRSHNENIPIIFSSARYQEQDRIYGFEIGGDDYMIKPFNLVELLMRIEVFLKRSRLLQSDRKLTYNMGELTFDYSELRIFHTASSLSIQLPPKEADLLRFLCEHANKKLTREFVLTHVWGINDFFAGRSMDVYLTRLRKHFSLDPIIRLESFHSKGLMLVLNT; encoded by the coding sequence ATGAAAGCAGCTATCCTATTAGTAGAGGATGATGAGTTTTTCGCTAGAGTAGTAAAACGACATTTGGAAAGGGCAGACCATGAGGTAATACATTGCCTGAATGGGCAAGAAGGATGGGAAACGTATCAAGATCACACTTTTGACCTTTGCATTTTAGATATTGTAATGCCTAAAATGGATGGATTCCAGCTAACACAGAAGATACGTAGCCACAATGAAAACATACCTATTATTTTCTCATCCGCCCGTTACCAGGAACAAGACAGAATTTACGGGTTTGAAATTGGCGGCGATGATTACATGATTAAGCCCTTTAACCTGGTAGAATTATTGATGAGGATAGAAGTATTCTTAAAAAGAAGCAGACTGCTGCAAAGTGACAGGAAATTAACTTATAATATGGGGGAGCTTACTTTTGACTACAGTGAGTTACGAATATTTCATACGGCCTCTTCTCTTAGTATCCAACTTCCCCCCAAGGAAGCAGACTTATTACGTTTTCTTTGCGAACATGCTAACAAAAAGCTAACAAGGGAGTTTGTATTAACGCATGTGTGGGGGATCAATGATTTTTTTGCTGGACGCAGCATGGACGTTTATTTAACCCGGTTACGCAAACACTTTTCGCTTGACCCTATCATAAGGCTAGAATCTTTCCACAGTAAAGGGCTAATGTTAGTACTTAATACTTAA
- a CDS encoding helix-turn-helix domain-containing protein — protein sequence MARRILKKKAERKKPYPVTEEKLNLALGLLAERLKSVRDAQGFTSYEHFANDLEISRSQYGKYEAGDTDIRFLSLVKIILGMGLPLSDFFKKGFEALTVDESNAQKGN from the coding sequence ATGGCACGGCGGATATTAAAGAAAAAAGCAGAACGGAAAAAACCATATCCAGTAACGGAGGAAAAATTAAATCTGGCCCTGGGGCTTCTTGCTGAAAGATTGAAATCAGTACGGGATGCGCAAGGCTTCACGTCCTATGAGCATTTTGCCAATGATCTAGAAATTTCTCGGTCACAATATGGGAAGTATGAAGCTGGAGACACGGACATACGTTTTTTGTCCTTGGTAAAAATCATCTTAGGAATGGGGCTTCCATTATCAGATTTTTTTAAGAAAGGGTTTGAAGCTCTTACTGTTGATGAGTCTAATGCCCAAAAGGGTAATTAA